A genomic stretch from Candidatus Margulisiibacteriota bacterium includes:
- a CDS encoding aquaporin, whose product MKKYLAEFIGTFTLVLFGCGTAVVAGANVGILGIAFAFGFALVAMAYGIGPISGCHINPAVSLGFFAAGRMNVKDLIGYIIGQCLGGFVASLVLAVIVLGQLSGYDITIGGLGQNGWGIGYLGSYGITAAILFEFIATLIFVIVILGSTQEGVPTQFAGLIIGLTLVVIHIFGIAITGVSVNPARSLAPALVVGGKALQQVWMFLLVPSIAGVVAGLLFKTKLLEK is encoded by the coding sequence ATGAAAAAATATTTAGCTGAATTTATCGGTACCTTTACACTGGTTTTATTCGGATGCGGCACAGCTGTAGTTGCCGGTGCTAACGTAGGAATTCTCGGTATAGCCTTTGCCTTTGGTTTCGCGCTTGTTGCCATGGCTTATGGTATAGGCCCCATCTCCGGTTGTCACATCAATCCTGCCGTAAGTCTGGGATTTTTTGCTGCCGGCCGTATGAATGTTAAAGATTTGATCGGCTATATTATCGGCCAATGTTTAGGCGGCTTTGTAGCGTCTCTTGTTCTTGCTGTTATAGTATTGGGCCAGCTTTCCGGATACGACATTACTATAGGCGGTCTTGGACAAAATGGTTGGGGTATCGGCTATCTGGGCAGTTATGGTATAACTGCAGCAATTCTTTTCGAATTCATAGCTACCTTAATCTTTGTTATTGTTATACTGGGCTCAACTCAGGAAGGAGTTCCAACCCAGTTTGCCGGTTTAATTATAGGTTTAACACTGGTAGTAATCCATATCTTTGGTATTGCCATAACCGGAGTCTCTGTTAATCCGGCTCGCAGTCTTGCACCTGCTTTGGTGGTTGGAGGGAAAGCCCTGCAGCAAGTCTGGATGTTTCTTCTGGTGCCAAGTATCGCAGGGGTTGTGGCCGGTCTGCTTTTTAAAACAAA